A stretch of Gossypium hirsutum isolate 1008001.06 chromosome A06, Gossypium_hirsutum_v2.1, whole genome shotgun sequence DNA encodes these proteins:
- the LOC121230630 gene encoding hydroxyproline O-galactosyltransferase HPGT3 gives MEGLPTTTKGDKRWRSKNLQTSKPSLLMAFFSCIAWLYVAGRLWQDAENRTLLANLLKKNMEQRPKVLTVEDKLMVLGCKDLEKRIVEAEMDLTLAKSQGYLKNQLRQSESFSEKKLLAVIGVYTGFGSYLKRQTSRGSWMPRGDALKKLEERGVVVRFVIGRSANRGDSLDRHIDEENHRTKDFFILEGHEEAQEELPKKVKFFFSTAVQNWDAEFYVKVNDNIDIDLEGLIGLLEHRRGQDSAYVGCMKSGEVVSEEGKDWYEPDWWKFGDEKSYFQHASGSLFILSKNLAQYINVNSASLKTYAYDDTSVGSWMMGVKATYIDDNRLCCGSIRQDKVCSLA, from the exons ATGGAGGGTTTACCTACGACCACTAAAGGAGATAAACGATGGAGATCTAAGAATCTGCAAACATCCAAGCCTTCTTTGTTGATGGCTTTTTTCTCTTGCATCGCTTGGCTCTATGTCGCTGGCCG GTTGTGGCAAGATGCGGAAAACAGAACATTGCTTGCTAATCTTCTTAAGAAGAACATGGAACAG AGACCAAAGGTTCTTACTGTTGAAGATAAGCTGATGGTCCTAGGATGCAA GGATCTAGAGAAGAGGATTGTAGAAGCAGAGATGGACTTGACGTTAGCTAAGAGTCAAGGATACCTCAAGAACCAGTTGCGACAAAGTGAGTCTTTTTCAGAAAAAAAGCTTCTTGCAGTTATTGGCGTTTATACTGGATTTGGTAGTTATTTGAAGCGACAAACATCTAGAGGATCTTGGATGCCTAGAG GTGATGCGTTAAAAAAACTGGAGGAAAGAGGAGTAGTGGTACGATTTGTAATTGGTCGGAG TGCTAATCGAGGTGATAGCTTGGATCGCCATATTGATGAGGAAAATCATAGGACAAAGGATTTCTTTATTCTT GAGGGTCATGAGGAGGCTCAAGAGGAGCTCCCTAAGAAAGTAAAATTCTTCTTCAGTACCGCAGTTCAAAATTGGGATGCTGAGTTTTATGTAAAAGTTAATGATAATATTGATATTGATCTAG AGGGATTGATTGGACTTCTCGAACACCGACGTGGACAAGACAGTGCTTATGTTGGATGCATGAAGTCAGGAGAAGTGGTTTCTGAAGA GGGAAAGGATTGGTATGAACCTGATTGGTGGAAATTTGGGGATGAGAAATC GTACTTCCAACATGCCTCTGGTTCCCTTTTTATTCTCTCCAAAAATCTTGCTCAGTATATCAATGTAAACAG TGCATCTTTGAAGACTTATGCATATGATGATACATCTGTGGGATCTTGGATGATGGGTGTTAAGGCAACTTATATAGACGATAATCGTCTTTGCTGTGGTAGCATCAGACAAG ATAAGGTGTGTTCTTTGGCTTGA
- the LOC121203518 gene encoding protein MEMO1: protein MEKIRRASHAGSWYTDNPNKLSEELDGWIRAAGLPKSSDVRGVIAPHAGYSYSGRAAAYAFGNIDPTNITRVFLLGPSHHYYTPKCSLSTATVYKTPIGDLPIDLEVIEELKATGKFELMNLRVDEAEHSMEMHLPYLSKVFEGHPVKIIPILVGALSAENEAMYGKLLAKYVDDPHNFFSVSSDFCHWGSRFNYMYYDKKYGAIHKSIEALDKMGMDIIETGDADAFKQYLSEYDNTICGRHPISVFLHMLSNSSTKIKIKFLRYEQSSQCKSTRDSSVSYASAAAKVDA from the exons ATGGAGAAAATCAGAAGAGCTTCGCATGCAGGATCTTGGTACACTGATAACC CGAACAAGTTATCGGAAGAGCTTGATGGATGGATCAGGGCGGCTGGCTTGCCAAAATCTTCTGATGTAAGAGGTGTAATTGCTCC GCATGCCGGCTATTCATATTCAGGTCGTGCTGCTGCATATGCTTTTGGAAACATTGACCCGACAAACAT CACTCGGGTATTCCTTCTTGGTCCTTCTCACCATTATTACACTCCAAAATGCTCTCTCTCGACAGCTACAGTTTACAAGACACCAATAGGGGACCTACCCATTGATTTGGAAG TCATTGAAGAGCTGAAAGCTACAGGAAAATTTGAATTGATGAATCTCCGGGTTGATGAAGCTGAGCACAGCATGGAAATGCACTTGCCATATCTTTCAAAAGTATTTGAGGG GCATCCAGTGAAAATCATACCCATTTTGGTCGGTGCTCTTAGCGCTGAAAATGAAGCAATGTACGGGAAGTTGTTGGCCAAATATGTAGATGATCCTCATAATTTCTTCTCCGTGTCATCAGATTTTTGTCACTGGGGTTCTCG GTTCAATTATATGTACTATGACAAGAAGTACGGGGCCATACACAAATCAATTGAGGCGCTAGACAAGATGGGTATGGATATAATAGAAACTGGAGATGCAGATGCATTCAAACAATATTTATCTGAGTATGACAACACGATCTGTGGACGTCATCCTATTAGTGTATTTCTTCAT ATGCTGAGCAACAGCTCGacgaaaataaagataaaattctTACGTTACGAGCAATCGAGTCAGTGCAAAAGTACACGAGACAGTAGTGTAAGTTATGCATCTGCAGCAGCAAAGGTGGATGCTTGA
- the LOC121203058 gene encoding protein TOPLESS isoform X1 gives MASEKRSALNKELLFLILQFCNDEGYKRTAHIFERESGCYFDMEFFEDLVLNGKWNKVEKYLSGFTSINDNKYSTKIYFEIRKLNFLEALDKNDRAKALDILMKDLKVFAQDNEELYREMTQLLTLDNFMEHELLSMYEDAESSRKILMDELKKLIEVNPIFHGKLKFPVIKSQRLRRLINQGLNWQHIQCKYPQPNPDIETLFEDHVCQWPQDHLFMQSTDNPQLDASLPVFPSSWFCGPSTVTQAVSREDICVSGPITSVATTSDNIGDSNTMSQNSLLGAEYEVASTVLHPGRNHSPESSVSDDLPIISMNNGMLQNFEPVSNTDLPKTVAQILNESSSPMSMDFHPVRQTFLLVGTDIGDIGLWDVNLGVKLLSRNFTVWNIGACSTMFKTAMMKDPCMSVNRIAWSPNGSFFGIAYSKHIVQLYSYHGVTDVQQKLEIDAHVGGVNDLAFATPSKQQLVITGGDDKLIKVWDVITGVQMHNLEGHEAPVYSLCPHCKDGIHFIFSTSVDGKIKAWLYDNMGARVHIDAPGLACTTIAYSADNKRLFSCGTNKNGESFLVEWNESEGDAKRTYQGLCENSSAVVQFSPIKEKFLAAADDHVIKIWDMDKVEQLTIIDAGDLPANPHIRFNKDGTLLAAIASKNKIKILATAYGLQLLNASVTGFVNSSSDVSDGPRKHVINPSLSVANYGEADAHEPTHVINPSVANSGEADAHVPTNCNEERIKDAKQKIVDNANNKSGVCKIIQISMPSQCKSLQLNGCGEADKISKLIYTNAGNAILALASNATHLLWKWPQNDLNLSGKATTDVPPQLWQPRSCSRMMTNDLTDSTPEEAVPCFALSKNDSYLLSASGGIISLFNMLTFKRMMSFMSPSPAATSLAFHPQDNNIVAIGMDDSTILIYHVRFTEVKSKLKGHSGRVTGLAFSTAMDLLVSSGEDAQIFTWNLGGWGKCKSKQLQFPDERIPISGSNTMVQFHQDQVHFLVVHETQLSIYEAKELGCVQQWIPEDSTRILQATLSCDSQMVFACFIGGIVSIFGASDLQLKCQILPISYLPYTPRGNVHPNAVAANPHKPTQFAVGLTDGAVIVFEPQKPGNSWYLAEYEPATASSCLLQDD, from the exons ATGGCTTCTGAGAAGAGGTCTGCTCTCAATAAAGAACTTCTTTTCTTAATCTTACAGTTTTGCAACGATGAAGGATATAAACGAACAGCTCATAT ATTTGAGCGTGAGAGTGGATGTTACTTTGACATGGAGTTTTTTGAAGACTTGGTGCTGAACGGAAAGTGGAATAAGGTCGAGAAATATCTTTCTGGTTTCACAAGTATCAATGACAACAAGTACTCGACCAAGATTTATTTTGAAATCAGAAAGCTGAATTTCCTTGAGGCATTGGACAA AAATGATCGTGCAAAGGCTTTGGATATCCTGATGAAGGACTTGAAAGTTTTTGCTCAGGACAATGAAGAGTTATATAGAGAAATGACTCAGCTTTTAACATTAGATAATTTCAT GGAACATGAGTTGCTCTCTATGTATGAAGATGCTGAGTCTTCAAGgaaaattttgatggatgaaCTCAAGAAACTTATTGAAGTGAATCCAATTTTCCATGGAAAACTGAAATTTCCTGTCATCAAAAGCCAAAGGTTGAGACGTCTCATTAATCAAGG CCTAAACTGGCAGCACATTCAATGTAAATATCCTCAGCCTAATCCTGATATAGAAACTCTCTTTGAGGATCATGTTTGCCAATGGCCACAGGATCATTTGTTCATGCAGTCTACTGACAATCCACAG ctAGATGCATCACTACCTGTTTTCCCGTCCAGCTGGTTTTGTGGCCCTTCTACTGTAACTCAAGCAGTTTCTAGAGAAGATATCTGTGTCAGTGGTCCAATTACATCAG TAGCTACAACTTCAGATAATATAGGGGATTCCAATACCATGTCTCAGAATAGCCTACTGGGAGCTGAATATGAG GTCGCATCTACTGTTCTTCATCCTGGTCGAAATCACAGCCCTGAATCCAGTGTTTCTGATGACTTGCCAATTATCTCCATGAACAATGGTATGCTTCAAAATTTTGAACCAGTCAGCAATACCGACTTGCCCAAGACTGTTGCACAGATATTGAATGAGTCATCTTCTCCAATGAGCATGGATTTTCATCCTGTACGGCAGACATTTCTTCTAG TTGGAACCGACATTGGGGACATTGGGTTGTGGGATGttaatttaggggtaaaattgctTTCAAGAAATTTTACGGTTTGGAATATTGGAGCATGCTCCACAATGTTCAAG ACAGCCATGATGAAAGATCCTTGTATGTCTGTTAATCGTATTGCTTGGAGTCCAAATGGTTCTTTCTTTG GGATTGCTTATTCAAAACATATTGTGCAATTATATTCGTACCATGGTGTCACCGATGTTCAGCAGAAGTTGGAG attgaTGCTCATGTTGGTGGTGTTAATGATTTAGCATTTGCTACACCTAGCAAGCAACAGTTGGTCATAACTGGTGGTGATGACAAGCTAATTAAG gtatGGGATGTGATTACTGGAGTACAAATGCATAATTTAGAAGGCCATGAAGCTCCTGTTTATTCTCTCTGCCCTCATTGCAAGGATGGTATTCAT TTTATCTTTTCAACATCAGTGGATGGAAAGATAAAAGCATGGCTATATGACAACATGGGTGCCAGAGTTCATATTGATGCTCCAGGTCTAGCATGCACAACAATAGCATATAGTGCTGataataaaag GCTGTTTTCATGTGGGACGAATAAAAATGGAGAATCATTCCTTGTTGAATGGAATGAAAGTGAAGGTGATGCAAAAAGAACCTACCAAGGACTTTGTGAAAATTCTTCAGCTGTTGTGCAGTTTAGTCCAATTAAGGAGAAGTTCCTGGCGGCAGCTGATGACCATGTTATTAAAATATGGGATATGGATAAGGTTGAGCAATTGACAATTATTGATGCAGGAGACTTACCA GCAAACCCACATATACGATTCAACAAGGATGGGACCTTGCTGGCTGCTATTGCAAGCAAAAACAAAATCAAGATCTTGGCAACAGCCTATGGCCTTCAGTTGCTGAATGCATCAGTAACTGGTTTTGTTAATTCCTCTTCAGATGTCTCTGATGGTCCAAGAAAG CATGTAATAAATCCAAGTTTAAGTGTTGCTAATTACGGAGAAGCTGATGCCCATGAACCAACC CATGTAATAAATCCAAGTGTTGCTAATTCCGGAGAAGCTGATGCCCATGTCCCAACC AACTGCAATGAGGAAAGGATAAAGGATGCGAAGCAAAAAATTGTTGATAACGCCAATAACAAATCAGGTGTTTGTAAGATCATCCAAATCAGCATGCCTTCTCAGTGCAAGTCCTTGCAACTCAATGGTTGTGGGGAAGCAGACAAG ATATCAAAGCTGATATACACCAATGCAGGTAATGCCATTTTGGCATTAGCTTCAAATGCCACACATTTGCTATGGAAATGGCCTCAAAATGACCTTAATTTGAGTGGAAAG GCTACAACCGATGTTCCCCCTCAACTGTGGCAACCAAGAAGCTGCTCGCGAATGATGACCAATGACCTTACAGACAGCACGCCTGAAGAAGCCGTGCCTTGTTTTGCTTTGTCAAAGAATGATTCATATCTGTTGTCAGCATCAGGAGGGATAATTTCCCTATTCAACATGCTGACATTTAAG AggatgatgtctttcatgtcaCCATCACCTGCGGCAACAAGCCTAGCTTTCCACCCTCAGGATAACAACATAGTTGCTATTGGAATGGATGACTCCACTATATTGATATATCATGTCCGTTTCACAGAG GTTAAAAGCAAGCTCAAGGGTCATTCTGGAAGAGTCACCGGGCTTGCTTTCTCTACTGCCATGGATTTGCTTGTTTCTTCTGGAGAAGATGCTCAG ATTTTCACATGGAATCTTGGTGGATGGGGGAAATGTAAAAGCAAACAATTGCAGTTCCCCGATGAGAGAATCCCGATAAGCGGTTCAAATACCATGGTTCAGTTTCATCAGGATCAAGTACACTTCCTCGTTGTGCATGAGACTCAACTTTCAATTTATGAAGCCAAAGAATTAGGATGTGTACAGCAG TGGATTCCTGAAGATTCTACAAGAATATTGCAAGCAACATTGTCATGCGATAGCCAGATGGTATTTGCGTGCTTTATAGGGGGAATAGTGTCAATATTCGGTGCTTCAGATCTCCAGCTAAAATGCCAGATCCTTCCCATTTCCTATCTTCCTTACACTCCAAG AGGAAATGTGCACCCCAATGCTGTAGCTGCAAATCCACATAAACCAACACAATTTGCAGTGGGACTGACAGATGGTGCAGTAATCGTTTTTGAGCCTCAAAAACCTGGTAATTCATGGTACCTTGCTGAATATGAGCCTGCAACTGCAAGCAGCTGCTTGCTCCAAGATGATTAA
- the LOC121203058 gene encoding topless-related protein 1 isoform X2, with amino-acid sequence MASEKRSALNKELLFLILQFCNDEGYKRTAHIFERESGCYFDMEFFEDLVLNGKWNKVEKYLSGFTSINDNKYSTKIYFEIRKLNFLEALDKNDRAKALDILMKDLKVFAQDNEELYREMTQLLTLDNFMEHELLSMYEDAESSRKILMDELKKLIEVNPIFHGKLKFPVIKSQRLRRLINQGLNWQHIQCKYPQPNPDIETLFEDHVCQWPQDHLFMQSTDNPQLDASLPVFPSSWFCGPSTVTQAVSREDICVSGPITSVATTSDNIGDSNTMSQNSLLGAEYEVASTVLHPGRNHSPESSVSDDLPIISMNNGMLQNFEPVSNTDLPKTVAQILNESSSPMSMDFHPVRQTFLLVGTDIGDIGLWDVNLGVKLLSRNFTVWNIGACSTMFKTAMMKDPCMSVNRIAWSPNGSFFGIAYSKHIVQLYSYHGVTDVQQKLEIDAHVGGVNDLAFATPSKQQLVITGGDDKLIKVWDVITGVQMHNLEGHEAPVYSLCPHCKDGIHFIFSTSVDGKIKAWLYDNMGARVHIDAPGLACTTIAYSADNKRLFSCGTNKNGESFLVEWNESEGDAKRTYQGLCENSSAVVQFSPIKEKFLAAADDHVIKIWDMDKVEQLTIIDAGDLPANPHIRFNKDGTLLAAIASKNKIKILATAYGLQLLNASVTGFVNSSSDVSDGPRKHVINPSLSVANYGEADAHEPTNCNEERIKDAKQKIVDNANNKSGVCKIIQISMPSQCKSLQLNGCGEADKISKLIYTNAGNAILALASNATHLLWKWPQNDLNLSGKATTDVPPQLWQPRSCSRMMTNDLTDSTPEEAVPCFALSKNDSYLLSASGGIISLFNMLTFKRMMSFMSPSPAATSLAFHPQDNNIVAIGMDDSTILIYHVRFTEVKSKLKGHSGRVTGLAFSTAMDLLVSSGEDAQIFTWNLGGWGKCKSKQLQFPDERIPISGSNTMVQFHQDQVHFLVVHETQLSIYEAKELGCVQQWIPEDSTRILQATLSCDSQMVFACFIGGIVSIFGASDLQLKCQILPISYLPYTPRGNVHPNAVAANPHKPTQFAVGLTDGAVIVFEPQKPGNSWYLAEYEPATASSCLLQDD; translated from the exons ATGGCTTCTGAGAAGAGGTCTGCTCTCAATAAAGAACTTCTTTTCTTAATCTTACAGTTTTGCAACGATGAAGGATATAAACGAACAGCTCATAT ATTTGAGCGTGAGAGTGGATGTTACTTTGACATGGAGTTTTTTGAAGACTTGGTGCTGAACGGAAAGTGGAATAAGGTCGAGAAATATCTTTCTGGTTTCACAAGTATCAATGACAACAAGTACTCGACCAAGATTTATTTTGAAATCAGAAAGCTGAATTTCCTTGAGGCATTGGACAA AAATGATCGTGCAAAGGCTTTGGATATCCTGATGAAGGACTTGAAAGTTTTTGCTCAGGACAATGAAGAGTTATATAGAGAAATGACTCAGCTTTTAACATTAGATAATTTCAT GGAACATGAGTTGCTCTCTATGTATGAAGATGCTGAGTCTTCAAGgaaaattttgatggatgaaCTCAAGAAACTTATTGAAGTGAATCCAATTTTCCATGGAAAACTGAAATTTCCTGTCATCAAAAGCCAAAGGTTGAGACGTCTCATTAATCAAGG CCTAAACTGGCAGCACATTCAATGTAAATATCCTCAGCCTAATCCTGATATAGAAACTCTCTTTGAGGATCATGTTTGCCAATGGCCACAGGATCATTTGTTCATGCAGTCTACTGACAATCCACAG ctAGATGCATCACTACCTGTTTTCCCGTCCAGCTGGTTTTGTGGCCCTTCTACTGTAACTCAAGCAGTTTCTAGAGAAGATATCTGTGTCAGTGGTCCAATTACATCAG TAGCTACAACTTCAGATAATATAGGGGATTCCAATACCATGTCTCAGAATAGCCTACTGGGAGCTGAATATGAG GTCGCATCTACTGTTCTTCATCCTGGTCGAAATCACAGCCCTGAATCCAGTGTTTCTGATGACTTGCCAATTATCTCCATGAACAATGGTATGCTTCAAAATTTTGAACCAGTCAGCAATACCGACTTGCCCAAGACTGTTGCACAGATATTGAATGAGTCATCTTCTCCAATGAGCATGGATTTTCATCCTGTACGGCAGACATTTCTTCTAG TTGGAACCGACATTGGGGACATTGGGTTGTGGGATGttaatttaggggtaaaattgctTTCAAGAAATTTTACGGTTTGGAATATTGGAGCATGCTCCACAATGTTCAAG ACAGCCATGATGAAAGATCCTTGTATGTCTGTTAATCGTATTGCTTGGAGTCCAAATGGTTCTTTCTTTG GGATTGCTTATTCAAAACATATTGTGCAATTATATTCGTACCATGGTGTCACCGATGTTCAGCAGAAGTTGGAG attgaTGCTCATGTTGGTGGTGTTAATGATTTAGCATTTGCTACACCTAGCAAGCAACAGTTGGTCATAACTGGTGGTGATGACAAGCTAATTAAG gtatGGGATGTGATTACTGGAGTACAAATGCATAATTTAGAAGGCCATGAAGCTCCTGTTTATTCTCTCTGCCCTCATTGCAAGGATGGTATTCAT TTTATCTTTTCAACATCAGTGGATGGAAAGATAAAAGCATGGCTATATGACAACATGGGTGCCAGAGTTCATATTGATGCTCCAGGTCTAGCATGCACAACAATAGCATATAGTGCTGataataaaag GCTGTTTTCATGTGGGACGAATAAAAATGGAGAATCATTCCTTGTTGAATGGAATGAAAGTGAAGGTGATGCAAAAAGAACCTACCAAGGACTTTGTGAAAATTCTTCAGCTGTTGTGCAGTTTAGTCCAATTAAGGAGAAGTTCCTGGCGGCAGCTGATGACCATGTTATTAAAATATGGGATATGGATAAGGTTGAGCAATTGACAATTATTGATGCAGGAGACTTACCA GCAAACCCACATATACGATTCAACAAGGATGGGACCTTGCTGGCTGCTATTGCAAGCAAAAACAAAATCAAGATCTTGGCAACAGCCTATGGCCTTCAGTTGCTGAATGCATCAGTAACTGGTTTTGTTAATTCCTCTTCAGATGTCTCTGATGGTCCAAGAAAG CATGTAATAAATCCAAGTTTAAGTGTTGCTAATTACGGAGAAGCTGATGCCCATGAACCAACC AACTGCAATGAGGAAAGGATAAAGGATGCGAAGCAAAAAATTGTTGATAACGCCAATAACAAATCAGGTGTTTGTAAGATCATCCAAATCAGCATGCCTTCTCAGTGCAAGTCCTTGCAACTCAATGGTTGTGGGGAAGCAGACAAG ATATCAAAGCTGATATACACCAATGCAGGTAATGCCATTTTGGCATTAGCTTCAAATGCCACACATTTGCTATGGAAATGGCCTCAAAATGACCTTAATTTGAGTGGAAAG GCTACAACCGATGTTCCCCCTCAACTGTGGCAACCAAGAAGCTGCTCGCGAATGATGACCAATGACCTTACAGACAGCACGCCTGAAGAAGCCGTGCCTTGTTTTGCTTTGTCAAAGAATGATTCATATCTGTTGTCAGCATCAGGAGGGATAATTTCCCTATTCAACATGCTGACATTTAAG AggatgatgtctttcatgtcaCCATCACCTGCGGCAACAAGCCTAGCTTTCCACCCTCAGGATAACAACATAGTTGCTATTGGAATGGATGACTCCACTATATTGATATATCATGTCCGTTTCACAGAG GTTAAAAGCAAGCTCAAGGGTCATTCTGGAAGAGTCACCGGGCTTGCTTTCTCTACTGCCATGGATTTGCTTGTTTCTTCTGGAGAAGATGCTCAG ATTTTCACATGGAATCTTGGTGGATGGGGGAAATGTAAAAGCAAACAATTGCAGTTCCCCGATGAGAGAATCCCGATAAGCGGTTCAAATACCATGGTTCAGTTTCATCAGGATCAAGTACACTTCCTCGTTGTGCATGAGACTCAACTTTCAATTTATGAAGCCAAAGAATTAGGATGTGTACAGCAG TGGATTCCTGAAGATTCTACAAGAATATTGCAAGCAACATTGTCATGCGATAGCCAGATGGTATTTGCGTGCTTTATAGGGGGAATAGTGTCAATATTCGGTGCTTCAGATCTCCAGCTAAAATGCCAGATCCTTCCCATTTCCTATCTTCCTTACACTCCAAG AGGAAATGTGCACCCCAATGCTGTAGCTGCAAATCCACATAAACCAACACAATTTGCAGTGGGACTGACAGATGGTGCAGTAATCGTTTTTGAGCCTCAAAAACCTGGTAATTCATGGTACCTTGCTGAATATGAGCCTGCAACTGCAAGCAGCTGCTTGCTCCAAGATGATTAA